In the genome of Arachis hypogaea cultivar Tifrunner chromosome 9, arahy.Tifrunner.gnm2.J5K5, whole genome shotgun sequence, the window ATAATTGATTATTTAGTCTTTGTAATTTGAATCCAAAACAATTAAGGAAGAAGAATGTAATTAATTAGTACCTGTGGCTTCAACAATTAATTGAATATATAGATCTATTTCTTTGACCAATGACCTTAATACAGCGGTTGTTTGGGTGTGATTAACTTAatagaaaaaaagattttttttaacttatttaacaaaattttaataataaaaataaaaataaatattttttaattataatttatatatttttttaattttttttaaaaaaatttatataataaataaataaataatatttttatgttattatatCTAAACATATAtacttgataaataaaaaataatttatataaaatattaaaatataaaaaaaattcaaaaataaatattttcttacAAATTCAGCAAAACAGGGTCATATTACCTGTGATCATCAAAGGTGATGCCAGAAAGATTGGCAGCATGAGTGAGTGCAGTCCTCCATTGTTGCACATGGCAACGGTCCTCCGAAGATCTCTCATGCTTATCAAAAGCTCTGCGGTAACTTCCACTCTGCTTGCGAACATGTGTGGGCTCTATTCCGTAGAACACTGGAATCACTACATTTTTATTGTTCTTGCGTTCCATGATCTCCACCAGCTCTTTCAAGCACCACCTAGAGGATGCATAGTTTTCGGAGAAGATAACAAGAAACAAGTTTGAGTTTCTGATGGCGTGAAGAAGTTCGTCCCAGATGAGACCTCCTTTGTCCATGCCGTCATCGTCTCTGAATGTTTGGATTTGGTTTTGGCGGAGAGCGACTTGAAGATGGCTGAGGAATCCTTTGCGCGTGTCTTCCCCTCTGAAGCTGATGAAAACATCGTATCGATAAGTCGCAGGTGCTtgggaagaagaagcagcagcagcaaccGAAAGTGACATGTGTCTATGATGGTAATGAATGAAGTGATTCAGCACTTAATTAATAAGAGAGCAACTCTTTCTAATCTCATGGACTGCTGATAACCATATCTTGTATTAACGCGTGTGTAGACTATGCCTTAATTTGGTAaagcttttgctttttaaaagtagtttataaaaattaacttttaaaagatggctttttaaaagttgtagcatttatgtttggtaaattaaatcaaaaacaacttttaataaatataaataacatcaattgtgtttggtaaaatagcttttaaaatttaaaaatactataatagatataaatgcaaacattaaatttgaaaattagttaacatatgaggttatattagacttttaaattttgaaaagtacaagCCAGTTTTGAAAAGCTCCCTCCTAGGTGCTTCAAAAGCACCCCTAACTTTTAAAAACCGCAAACACAAGcatttgagctttttaatttaccaaacgcaaAATAACGTGCTTGATTAGCGTCAACGGAGACTCCACTTGGTTAACGTCAACGGAGAAATTTCCGTGTGAATGGCTTTACAAAGATCAGAGAGCAATTGGCTGTGCAGTGGTCGAGAAAGTCACAGGAACCCATCTTTTCAATTTCCGCGTGGGgtccataaaaaattattatctttgTTGTAACCGTAATTGGGGGCTTAGCGGGGAGAATAAAGAGGATTAAAACGATTATCGGTGAACAGAGGGTTGTAGGTGTTgcttcttaaaattaaaatattgaattaatgttaattagtttcttatttttttccattaaaaatattgatatttagTATTTTCAATCCATTAATACTACTGCTTACACTGCACACAATAGATAGTCAAGACTCAAGAGCACAAGGTTGagggaaaaggaactttaccttgTTTCTTTTCCGTGTGGGTCCAAAACAATATACAAGAAGGAGCCTTGAAATTGCATTGTTACTTACAAAAGAGGATAGTATAAATGGTTTCGGGTACTATCTCTCACCAAGATAACAGTATCTTCAAATTGAAATTGCAGTCCTAAGAacttttttagttaatatttgttAGTCGGAAATAATCGTATTCGAAGGTAGAAGTGATTCGAAATATTGAGTaaattgttagtgttgcaagtgaaGAGTGTATGAAGTTAATTTCACATCAAAGAAATTAGAGAAGAATAAAAAgtttataagataaaaaattcattaatttaatattttaaaattttgagttaGATGTAATATcttcttataaaaaaattgataaaacaaTAATTTAACTTTAATTCTGATTAAAATGGAGATATctgaataaataattataatttgaaaatacattttaaaaaattttagtgaaaatAAAGCCATATATATTGACTTATGATgcatctctcttctttttcaacatATATATAACACGCGTCATAAAAATGAtataaacattttcaaaaaataaggCAGAACATTTAGATGTCCTAGTTTTCTCCAACCAGTACATACGTTTTTTGcttctatattattttaaaattaaatatactcgTGAAATTAGTTTAGAAACTAAGATTCTCTTAAgaataattttcttattcttttggTTTACAGAAAATCTTAAGCTAGTATTTTCTACCAATCTTAAGCAAATACTTGTGTAGAGATCGAGAAAGACAAAGGAATCGATCCTTTCAATTTAGGTGTATCTACTTTGCTACCTTTAATTTTCCGCGCGGgtccaaacaaaacaaaataatgaaaaattatgaTCATGAAGCCACGTCTCATTATACCAGTATAGTGAAATCAAATGTGTGTCACTTTGTCTACTAGTATtaggtgattttttttttctcaattgttAATGATATCTTTGTAACCATAATTGGGGACTTGGTAGGGAGAATGAAGATGGTGAAAAAGATGAACAAGAGTTGTGTTGTTTTTGTTATCAAAAGGTACCTGTTTATTTTTTACTAAGTCATGGATAAATTAAAGAATAGTTACCAGGTATGATCTGATTTTTGTTGTATCATTTCTAATGGATAATTTTAAATAGACAACCCCTAAAATTGGAGCAAAGAAAAATGGAGTCAATTAACACAAGTAGCTTTGAAGCAGCCAAAACATAAATAGCAAGAGTAATATTAGAGAGACAATatcctaaattttatttatttaatttgatatttataattttatatatataatatttatatttatatgtttattatattgaaaattatttatttatttcagcaACAACTAATGAGTATAAAATAAAGAAACGTAAGTGCAGAAATGATTAAACTTGAACCCCAAGTATATATTCACTTGCAGCACTAGCAATTCATTCTTCCCTTTTTCATCAATAGAGAATATTCATACATTTTTGTGACACAATAGATATTTTTTGACTTCATCTCTTGTCCTATTCAactatattttgataaaataaataaataaaaatgaaagaaacttGTCAGACAAGTTTAGAGAATTTTGAATAGAGATAGATAATAGATATCAGTGTGGTTAATCTCACATTATTAGCAAGATAGCGGCCTATAAATAAAATGTTGTTAGTCCTATTGagagattattatatatatgttttgtgACTAATTATTACGTGCTTTTGAAATATATTCAATGTGAATATGATGTCttgtagataaaaaatatatatactcttAAAAAATGCAGTAATTTTCTGATCATGGCATACCAAAAAAAATCCTAGTTCACTATGGGTAATAATTGGTAGTATGAAAATAATTTCATCATTTTCACCGTAATAAATGGATCcgaaattagttttttatttttttccctctGAATATACTTATTGCAAATAATTATCAACATATAATCACCAGTACTTTAATTTAGTTGTTTAACAAAGCTTCCATAGAACAAAAGTCTCTTAACATTTAAGGTGGGGTAAAAGAAAGACAAACcaataaacatataaatatatagcATTTTATGCCAGCCCCATATCCACACATCACAACAACACAATTGTTAGATGACAAGAAATAAACCCCCTATAATGAGCAGCATTTAAGTTTTCCATTAGCACTGCATAAAATTGTTCCTGTCAGTTTGAAAATCAACACAAATATGTTGCAACAAGCTAAAAACGAACCACCACATACACAATAATTTAACAGGAAAATATTACTCTGATTTTGGAGTGAGCTTTCTTTATATCTCTTCTTCAGTGTCTGTTCTCCACCACTGTTATAACATTGACAATAAATTAATTGTGCTGATTGCAGATATTGTAGCTAGGCATTGTGGTTGTTATAGTGTAATGTTTTTcttgttatttgaatttgaatatataCTGCAACCTACTATAGCATGTTTTAAAACCAACTTAGTtataatatgaaaattaaactctTCAAGAAAAATAGTAATGTCATCAAATATAAGTAAAATTTAGTTTACATAATGAGGCAACTTACCAATAATCTTCGGAGCCATTTGATAATATCCAAATCCCAACAATATGCCTACAATCTTTCTCCAGTTCTCTACGACAACAACATAATTTTTTCATTATCCAATCGTCTTACACATTTGATACATTTTTATTATGATACAATAATTAACCACATAAACAAACGATGTCAACTATAGGACTGCATTATAAAATTAAACTGATAGTCTTAATTGGTCTAAAGAGATTTTTAGTCATATATAATAAGGGTAGGTTTTTGGTGGCCAAAGTTATAATGGCTAAAAATGGCTAAGTTTTGACTGACTAATAAATATATGACATGTGAAAAGTTTGGTGGAAGTTGGTAGTTAGAGTGATGGGTCTATTGTTAGTGATTACTAAAGGACAAAAAAGTAAATAAACTTACCAAAATAATGTGTATATCATGTGgacttttttttaaagaaaaaaaatctgtTAAAGTGTTTTTTGAGTGGATAATTCCAAAACTTTAATAGTTGGACCTTAGTGTGAAAATCTATTATAATGTTAGATCAATAAATGGTCATAAACTATTAATGatgagaataatttaaaaaaaataaaaactaaatcatGTAATATTTATGTGAGCTCttactattaatatatttgtgaCATGAATTATATgagaatataaatttataaaatattaaaattttataataaaatatttttattttgaataaaaataactattaaatagtattgttaattttatcacagttattattatttatgttcttgttattatttatattattattattattaaaagagaaataataattttattaatgctATGccataatatttttagaaatcgTACTGTATAAATTTGGCTagacttttataaaattttttattataattatttgttattttaaaatttaaaatttaaaaaatttatattgaaataCCACATTAGAAGGTTATATATAggttatttttttcgaaaacgaAATTTATAGTTTAAATTTATATGTTTGTAGTATGTAATTTTATTTGAGTTGCAGTCAAATACAAAATGTGAATTTCagtttttattcatttttatcttttattgtaaCATGTAGGAGATAGTTGCGGCCTCGaccatctaaaaattttaaaaaactatatcTACATATATCCTATATgtctaagaaaataaaaaatattatgtaatttagtagctttatatatattatttttttattatgtaatggatttatattttaattatttagatctctaatattttttacttaaccaATTTAATATCATACACTCAAGTTTTTATACttatcaaattagtttttatatatttatctctatgtctatttttaagaaaaattatttgttcttttaataataacatatttaacatttatactattatataaaatattagtaaTGACTTATAGAATTATGTTCTGATAATTATATTGTGTATCTTAGATGTTattttcttgttaaaaaaaatactCAGTTTTACGTTTAATTTtacattcttaaaaaaaaaaaaacaaaataaacctaACTTTTTTTATCTTAACTTATTTAGTTCCAgctatcattttattttaatattcgtATCTTATATTTGATAACAGTATTATACCTTTcaagtaattaataatttatgatttttttcaagtaattttaattaataatttttgtaacTAAATACACTATAAATTTTTggtcaattataattttataatatattatcgaTATTGTTGTCTCCTTTATGTAATTGTCATATCAAAaatgatattataaaaaataatttataagattttttttatatttggttAAAATCAATTCAATAACTATATATTATTCCTAAATTACTTTTATGTAATgaaaaaatctgaaaaagaaattaaaaaatttgtctaTAATTCAATCCCTCCGTATTAAAAATCTTAGATCTGTCTTTGGTAatctaaatacaaaaatattttgtacactattataattaaaatatcttttatcgTAATTTTACATGAATATCCTAAGAAAATACGAatgactctttttattttatatttttatgttttctgctTGTCAATGTCCATTTCttctttagttttaaaatttatatcatggaattaacaaataatatgtataatcatggatatacaaataaaaaaaaaattttagttaaataaaaattaacaaattaatatcGTAAAAAACCATAAACGTTGATAAAAACTAACAAATTTACTTCACAAATCGTGGTGGTTTtgcaaattttatatttatttctttaaaattttatacaaagaccaagttttatataaatattaagagaaaaaacaaaattaaaaatgaattcaGTTTTAAGACAATCTGGTATAATTgatttttaactaatttatttaaataaattatagaagGTATGACATTATGAATTTAAGATTTACGGATGTCTGCTTTAGTGGATTCACAAACTAAAAAAGTAAATCTTATTAATAAAACTATTATAAAGATTTTTAATAAGAGCAGTGCTATATGACTAACAAGTATTATCATTTTTTGTCCGCACTTAGTCggtaataatttgtatttatatttatagagATTTTGTACACAATAAATATACAATTTACACATATGTTTATTAAAATTGTGCACATACACATAAATCATTACCATTTGCACTCAAAATTTTTAGAGTttaaacatataaattaataaaatttatctattaaaaataatttagtatttatattcaccaaaaaataaacaaaactactaaaaattaccaatttccaaaagtttctcttttaataataataataataataataataataataataataataataataagaagaagaagaagaagaaaaataataataactataataatatcaataatactgtttaatagttatttttattcaaaataaaaatatttttttataaaattttaacacTTTATAATTTATACTCTCATATAATTCATGCCACAAATACATTAATAGTAAGAGCTCACATAAATATTGCATGATTtagttcttgttttttttttttaaattactctcACTATTAATAGTTCATGATGACCTTTTATTGATCTAACATTATAATAGATTTTCACACTAAAGCCCAACCATTAAAATTTTGGAATTATCCacttaaaaaatactaacagatTCTTTTCTTTAAAACAAAGGCCCACGTGATAGTCTTTCTATTTACTCTTTTGCCCTACTACTCACTAACAATAAGGCCTATCACTCTAACTAACAACTTTCACCCAACTCTACACATGTCATGTGTTTATTGGTCAGTCAAAATTTAGCCATTCTTAGCCACTATAACCTTGGCCACCAAAGAACTACCCATATAATAATCTCTGTGatttatatttattgttaaaGTGAAAATACTTTCAATACAATTACAAATGTTAATATGttcatttatatataattagataAGAGTACGGAGAACTTTAATATCATACAACATTAAAATAAAATCCTTTAActtattttgatattaaaaaggATGAATATTACAAAGTGCCACACTTTTGCAAGATATATCTAGAAAAGTGAAGCAGAGAAGCTTGGTTAACCTTTACAGAGTAAGAAACTATGAAGAACTATTTAGGAAAAGGAAAGTATGTGTAAGTTGTGctgaaaaaagaggaaaaaaaacaaaaagaaaataacgaGATATTAGTGAAGGGATTATCGTTGGCTTGGTATGCAAGGCAAGCATGACAAACAGAATAAGAAGAAATGTGATATCTGAATATTGGAGCTTTGAGTATTGTATCAAATTGTTCACTGCATCTATTAGCTAtgactatataatatatatacacaagGAAGCCTAAAAAAAGCAGAGCCAGTGCTCATAACTGAATAACTAACATAACAGACTCCTATTCATAAcaaactaactaaccaactcttGCTTCTCTCTCATATCCTCTTAAATTAGAGCTTTCAAAGTCAGTGTTATGCAATTATAAAAaggtcaaaatatatatataatagctcATTTTGAGGATCAAGCAAATTTATAACTCATTAACTCTGTGTTTCACCAttatatataccaaaatcaattttcaatgatttaattaattttagcttGGATCATAGACCCAAAAATTCACAATGACAATGTTTGAAAACTGCTGAGATTATTATTAGAAGCATTACCTCAAGCTCCTCCAACTCCAAGTCATCGATGGCATCAGGATTAATCTCTCCTTCATCATTGACATTTACATGCATCCAACGGATCCACACCCATTTATCACTACTTCCTCATTATCTACTGTTTCTGCAGAGAGCTCAAATTTAAGAATAGGATTGCAAGTGgtgtctttctttctctctttgatTGCTTCCATTATCTTGTTGGAATACTCTGCATCATACCATACTGCCTTATGATCTGATACCATTTCCAATCTAATAAAAGGATCAAAACAAATAGATAAGCTTGCTCTACTGTGAGAAGTTGCTATCCATTCCCATTTGTTGCAACCCTTTTCCAAGTAGCATTCGCATCCAAATATCACTTCTTTCTTGCCAATGTTGCAAGATTGGTATTGAGAAATCAACATACAAACAACAAGACAAGAAGAAATATTGTGATCCGAAGGAACTTCAACAATGATCGAAGCTTCTGTAGAGTAGTAGTGAGGAAACCAGTCATTAAGTATGCTCTCTTTACTTGGTAAATAGTAGAAGGATATATTACCATTATTTGCTCCATTATTCCGATATCCATCGCTTGCCACAAGTTCTATCCTAGATTTCAAGTCTTTCAAAACAGCTGCATATGCATGATCATCCAACTTTGTGCAGTTATGAAGTCCAAATAATGCCTTGTGTTTCATGGGTGGTTCACTGGTTAAACTTGAGACTGTCTCTAAATATTTACAGTTTATTACACAAAAGTATATAATAGATGGGGGAAATGGAGGTACATATTGAAGCATTTCACAATCAGTGATGTAAAGATGAATGAGCTGTTGAAGATTCTTAATGCTTTCTGGCAAACTTGTAATGACATTACAAATTTCAACTGCTAATACTTGTAGTGTTTGTAAGACATGGATGTTGTCTGGTAGTTTAGACAAGCTCTTACATTTGTAAAAGTATAATCTCTTGACAAACAAGAAGGCAGGGGAAGCCAATATCTTGCTTAAGATGATGCATGTGTCATCTTCGTGTTTTATTGGATCCATGAGTACAATTTTGTGAGCAAAGTTTTGAGAAAGTTTTTCAAGAGAGTAACTGATGTTAAAACCAAACCAGTCAAGATTACTCACCAATGAAACTGAGAACTCTTGTAATTTTGAGCAATCAGAGGCCCACAAGCAACGGAGAGAGGGTGAACAATATTCACTACAAAGCCTCTTCAACGCCTTGCAATAGCTCACATctagtttttttattttggggAGAGAGAAAATAGATGGATGAACATCTAGTAAGCTTCCACATTCATAAAGCATTATGGATTTGAGATTTACAGCACCTTCTAAATTTGGACACTCTATCAAGTTTTTGCAGCCGGAGAGGTCAATTGTCTCCAAACGTGGTATATTCTATAACATTGATGACAATACCAAAAAATCATGTTAACAAATGTACATGTATGTGCAGTGGGTGTACAAAAAAAAGAGGTTAGTTTATTGTTTAATGTGTTACactcatttattttaatttttatagtattattGTTTATACACTCTCATTTATTCATCTTTTATACTAAACTATTCATGTAATATCAACAAAAGTGTCAAAAAAAAGAGGTGAAGTGGAAATATCATCCTTTGTACCTGTATTGTATCCCAAAGTTTTTGAACACTGCTACCTGGCATGGAAAGCTGAACAAGTTTTTGAGGCCAACAAATGGACGGCACAAACTTAAGTGGACATTTTTTCCACTTAATATACCGTAAGTCATTAGGAAGTTGAAAGTCCTCCGGAAGTTTCCATTCAATATCCATATTGATATCTCCTTTTAAAGCGAGTAACTTTAACTTTGGCATCTTCCTTAATGCAATGATGACTACATGCGgatctattgtaatttgattcaTATCTACAATCATGCTTTCAACTCCATAAACATCCTGACAAAATTGATAAGCATTATTGCAGTATAATGTTAGTACTTTGTTGTTGTAAGCAGTATTTTGATATATAAATACACTACTCATCTTGAATATAACCATTATTAAAGAATGATTCCCTTACTCTTTCATCTTGCAATATATTGCAGACTTCTTTGGTATTCCATAGTCTAGTTTGTTGTCCATCACTTTTGCTAGATTCTTCATGAATGATTTTCCAACACATTTGCTGTATCAAGCTATGCATTTTTATGCAATCATCTGAAGCAACACTTATAAGAGCCTTGTCTAGTAGGGTTCTTATTCCTATGTCCGTGAAGAAACCACAAGAATTTAATATTCTTGTTACGCTCTCCATTTTATGCCCGTGAAAAAAACATGCAACATTTAAAAGAATGGTTTTTTCGTCATTATCTAATGCATCATAACTCAACCTCAATACTTGTTGAATGTCTGCATTGGGATACTTTCTTAGTTTTCTTAATGCACTATCCCATTCACTTTCTCCTTTGGTATGAAAAAATGATCCCAAAACTTTTAACGCTAATGGTATCCCTTTGGCATAATCTGTTACAACTCTTGTTGATAGCTCATAATAACCCTCTTTCGGATGAGAATCATTGAAGGCATTATGACTAAAAAGTTTAAGGGAGTCCTCATAATTCATTTCCTTCACTTCATGGATTTCTTTAACTCCTCCACTTGTAAGCACATTTCTGTCTCTTGTTGTCAAAATGATTCTACTACCAGAACTTAGACAATTACAAAGGAATTCAACCAAAGCAGTTGCAATTTGTGAATTAGTCACATCATCTAGTACAATAAAAACCCTCATATGCTTGAGTTTACGGATAATACTAGAGTGTATTACTCGAATATTATCAATATGAAAATCTTGATCTAGTAATTGAGAAAGAAGTCTAGTACATATATGGTTAAGACCttgtct includes:
- the LOC112708781 gene encoding disease resistance protein RPV1-like; this encodes MDDWQEAQLIDEIVEAICPDLHNNCYKDELKSPFLCNRNYFSIKSLLLKFKLEKVLVIGIWGMGGIGKTTIATVLFHEYSLQYEDQDFHIDNIRVIHSSIIRKLKHMRVFIVLDDVTNSQIATALVEFLCNCLSSGSRIILTTRDRNVLTSGGVKEIHEVKEMNYEDSLKLFSHNAFNDSHPKEGYYELSTRVVTDYAKGIPLALKVLGSFFHTKGESEWDSALRKLRKYPNADIQQVLRLSYDALDNDEKTILLNVACFFHGHKMESVTRILNSCGFFTDIGIRTLLDKALISVASDDCIKMHSLIQQMCWKIIHEESSKSDGQQTRLWNTKEVCNILQDERDVYGVESMIVDMNQITIDPHVVIIALRKMPKLKLLALKGDINMDIEWKLPEDFQLPNDLRYIKWKKCPLKFVPSICWPQKLVQLSMPGSSVQKLWDTIQNIPRLETIDLSGCKNLIECPNLEGAVNLKSIMLYECGSLLDVHPSIFSLPKIKKLDVSYCKALKRLCSEYCSPSLRCLWASDCSKLQEFSVSLVSNLDWFGFNISYSLEKLSQNFAHKIVLMDPIKHEDDTCIILSKILASPAFLFVKRLYFYKCKSLSKLPDNIHVLQTLQVLAVEICNVITSLPESIKNLQQLIHLYITDCEMLQYVPPFPPSIIYFCVINCKYLETVSSLTSEPPMKHKALFGLHNCTKLDDHAYAAVLKDLKSRIELVASDGYRNNGANNGNISFYYLPSKESILNDWFPHYYSTEASIIVEVPSDHNISSCLVVCMLISQYQSCNIGKKEVIFGCECYLEKGCNKWEWIATSHSRASLSICFDPFIRLEMVSDHKAVWYDAEYSNKIMEAIKERKKDTTCNPILKFELSAETVDNEEVVINGCGSVGCM